The following proteins are encoded in a genomic region of Oryctolagus cuniculus chromosome 6, mOryCun1.1, whole genome shotgun sequence:
- the PCMTD1 gene encoding protein-L-isoaspartate O-methyltransferase domain-containing protein 1 isoform X2, protein MKILLKVGGILVMPIEDQLTQIMRTGQNTWESKNILAVSFAPLVQPSKNDNGKPDSVGLPPCAVRNLQDLARIYIRRTLRNFINDEMQAKGIPQRAPPKRKRKRVKQRINTYVFVGNQLIPQPLDSEEDEKMEEDHKEEEEREHSEAMKPEEPPQNLLREKIMKLPLPESLKAYLTYFRDK, encoded by the exons ATGAAAATTTTACTGAAAGTGGGAGGCATACTCGTCATGCCTATAGAAGATCAG TTAACACAGATTATGCGAACTGGACAAAACACTTGGGAAAGTAAAAATATCCTTGCTGTTTCATTTGCTCCACTTGTGCAGCCAAGTAAGAATGATAACGGCAAGCCTGATTCTGTGGGACTCC cCCCCTGTGCTGTCAGGAACCTGCAGGACTTGGCACGCATTTATATTCGCCGCACACTTAGAAATTTCATCAATGATGAGATGCAGGCCAAGGGAATTCCCCAAAGGGCTCCacccaaaaggaaaagaaagagagtgaaacagagaattaACACGTATGTCTTTGTGGGTAATCAGCTTATTCCTCAGCCTCTAGACAGTGAGGAggatgagaaaatggaagaagatcacaaggaagaggaggagcgagAGCACAGTGAAGCCATGAAGCCAGAAGAACCTCCTCAGAATTTACTGAGAGAGAAAATCATGAAGCTGCCCCTCCCTGAGTCTTTAAAAGCTTACTTGACGTATTTTAGAGACAAATAA